A single Tachypleus tridentatus isolate NWPU-2018 chromosome 9, ASM421037v1, whole genome shotgun sequence DNA region contains:
- the LOC143225638 gene encoding uncharacterized protein LOC143225638 isoform X2 — MTIEKKYRPRCFFDIEIGGQSAGRIIFELFSDVCPITCENFRALCTGEKGIGKTTEKPLHYKGTPFHRVVKNFMVQGGDISAGNGTGGESIYGGTFKDECFDKKHDKPFLLSMANRGKDTNGSQFFILTQPAAHLDGNHVVFGHVMSGEEVVKEIENQKVDQDSRPLADVIISNCGELVLKLKPKEKKKKTVDVSSVSSSGSESEDSDEVKLKKKKHKKHKKKSKHKKEKKQSKKEPSKQKEEKKQKDDDYECSIQPEDIPEIPANRFLLRRTSPNPGPGDQRFLYQGEMRRYQRRPKISRSGRKIKGRGFMRYRTPSRSRSRSGSETPPHWKQAQARVKSLKENELANRIALEDDEAGQLEQSSTTDDDEGVRSGAGDASATQRLNHEKSDRIARTESTEGRSALDKTPKDKRDGERIKERQRSRSKERNRDPSKDRHRKSEEKSQRDEKRSRQEKSDSLKREKKARDRSERSGEDKEYNDTKKNKEKYRDDSEKTSKRKSSEKDLNVKESRHREKRESNREARHQEKKDGNKELYHKRDSSKETHNQDKKESNKETHYKSKSRETYHEDKRGFSKDHLCQEKTDSNRETRHRDKRETSQETHQQNKRTSYRESYRQERKVSSREPHYHDKRERDDHLQEKNYSIESEREKKQNVSSKEINENLTHLLVDVEKDSMETDIKDPGDIDESDHKTPETTQNENTPVHDKSKDELSGEVEKNILTENIEPDKKIESPKPHGDQSDTEKHSYQEKVNENGEGVISLEFQEATEYNHQNTCADIPKVPESSNVKKSSMEAEPIASFEVENFPEYKDSTNDYSVIKSPREVPQCIDHHEDNFLKEKLDNKEKPISKEANMRGVEKQEHHTLESVFLPSDIPLPDMEPQKPPKEYTFSEPPKDISYQALSVDTQEKRIPKETVSKKLAIDQVKLKENVEDVSKKEFLDSSVVELNETSESFEVENNVLAQEEQSVKTLSTDKNLMANLNENPDVEKTVEKDVTVVTGSPTPKESKSEHSDKQNKSKAVDDDTLSRMSPAEPEIESHLDGIPPPAFHIPLPEEGDTSIYQSSENVLVTDSHKEIAEKENTQVEKLDFKPEDSDQHIRNKKTSFREKKKTQQEKKTRRKTSVSSSSISSSSSSSSSSSSSSDSSRSNKGLDKNKKNDRKGKGSSSSSSRSNSSSDGKYKYRSDVKEKQQNVSSVDSTKKLESKSQGLKM, encoded by the exons atgacTATAGAGAAAAAATATCGTCCTAGATGTTTCTTTGACATAGAAATTGGTGGACAAAGTG ctggaagaattatttttgaattattctCTGATGTTTGTCCAATAACTTGTGAAAACTTCAGAGCTCTATGTActg GAGAAAAAGGAATAGGAAAAACAACAGAGAAGCCACTCCACTACAAGGGGACTCCTTTTCACAGAGTAGTAAAGAATTTCATGGTCCAGGGTGGAGATATTTCTGCTG GAAATGGCACTGGTGGGGAAAGCATTTATGGAGGTACTTTCAAAG ATGAATGTTTTGACAAGAAGCACGACAAGCCGTTTCTGCTGTCCATGGCAAATAGAGGAAAGGATACTAATGGGTCACAATTTTTCAT CTTAACCCAACCAGCCGCCCACCTCGATGG TAACCATGTCGTCTTTGGCCATGTAATGTCTGGTGAAGAGGTTGTCAAGGAGATAGAGAACCAGAAAGTGGATCAAGATAGCAGACCTTTGGCAGATGTCATCATATCCAACTGTGGAGAACTGGTACTGAAGCTGAAACCAAAAG AGAAGAAAAAGAAGACAGTAGACGTCTCTTCCGTATCATCATCTGGTTCAGAGAGTGAGGATTCAGATGAGGTGAAATTGAAGAAGAAGAAACACAAGAAGcacaaaaagaaaagtaaacataaaaaagaaaaaaagcaaagTAAAAAGGAACCAAG taaacaaaaagaagaaaaaaaacaaaaggatgATGATTATGAATGCAGTATTCAACCAGAAGATATTCCAGAAATACCTGCAAACCGATTCCTCCTACGCCGCACATCACCCAATCCTGGTCCTGGAGATCAAAG ATTTTTATATCAAGGTGAAATGCGACGCTATCAGCGCAGACCAAAAATTTCAAGGTCAGGAAGGAAGATAAAAGGCAGAGGATTCATG CGATATAGAACACCTTCACGATCCAGAAGCAGATCAGGCAGTGAAACCCCACCTCACTGGAAGCAAGCCCAGGCTAGAGTGAAATCACTGAAAGAGAATGAACTGGCAAATCGAATAGCTCTCGAAGATGATGAAGCCGGTCAATTAGA GCAGTCATCAACAACAGATGATGATGAAGGCGTAAGAAGTGGTGCTGGTGATGCGTCTGCCACCCAAAGATTGAA CCATGAAAAAAGTGATAGGATTGCAAGAACAGAATCCACAGAAGGACGTAGTGCACTAGACAAAACTCCAAAGGACAAAAGAGATGGAGAAAGAATCAAAGAAAGACAACGAAGTAgatcaaaagaaagaaacagagaTCCTTCCAAGGACAGGCATCGGAAATCAGAGGAGAAATCTCAACGTGACGAAAAAAGAAGTAGGCAAGAAAAGAGTGATtctttaaaaagagaaaaaaaagcaaGAGACAGATCAGAAAGAAGTGGAGAAGACAAGGAGTATAATGATACcaaaaaaaataaagagaaatatagGGATGACAGTGAAAAAACCAGTAAACGAAAGAGTTCAGAGAAAGATCTTAATGTTAAAGAAAGTCGCCACCGAGAGAAACGAGAAAGCAACAGAGAGGCCAGGCATCAAGAGAAAAAAGATGGTAACAAGGAATTGTATCATAAAAGAGATAGTAGTAAGGAAACTCATAATCAGGATAAGAAAGAGAGTAACAAGGAGACCCATTACAAAAGTAAAAGTAGAGAAACTTACCATGAGGATAAAAGAGGATTTAGTAAGGACCACCTCTGCcaagagaagacggatagtaacAGAGAAACTCGCCACCGAGACAAAAGAGAGACTAGTCAAGAAACTCACCAGCAGAATAAAAGAACTAGTTACAGGGAAAGTTATCGCCAGGAGAGGAAAGTTAGCAGTAGAGAGCCTCATTATCATGATAAAAGAGAAAGAGATGACCACCTCCAGGAAAAGAATTATTCCATTGAAAgtgaaagagaaaagaaacagaatgtttcttctaaagaaataaatgaaaatttgacCCATCTTTTAGTTGATGTTGAAAAAGATAGTATGGAAACAGACATTAAAGATCCTGGTGATATTGACGAAAGTGACCACAAAACAccagaaacaacacaaaatgAGAATACGCCAGTACACGATAAAAGCAAGGATGAATTATCAGGTGAAGTTGAGAAAAACATTTTGACTGAAAATATTGAACCTGACAAAAAAATAGAAAGTCCAAAGCCTCATGGTGATCAATCTGATACAGAGAAACACTCATATCAAGAGAAAGTTAATGAAAATGGAGAAGGAGTCATCTCTCTAGAATTTCAAGAAGCTACAGAATATAACCATCAAAATACTTGTGCTGATATACCAAAAGTCCCTGAAAGTAGTAATGTCAAGAAATCTTCAATGGAAGCAGAGCCTATTGCTAGTTTTGAGGTAGAGAACTTTCCAGAATATAAAGACAGTACAAATGATTATTCTGTAATTAAATCTCCAAGGGAAGTTCCACAGTGTATTGATCATCATGAAGATAACTTTCTAAAGGAAAAACTTGATAACAAAGAAAAGCCTATATCAAAAGAAGCCAACATGCGTGGTGTTGAAAAACAAGAACATCATACCCTAGAAAGTGTTTTTCTTCCTAGTGACATACCTCTGCCAGATATGGAACCTCAAAAACCACCAAAAGAATATACATTTTCAGAACCACCAAAAGATATCAGTTACCAGGCATTATCAGTTGATACCCAGGAGAAACGTATTCCAAAAGAAACTGTTTCCAAAAAACTAGCTATAGACCAGGTGAAGCTTAAAGAAAATGTGGAAGATGTCTCAAAAAAAGAATTTTTAGATTCTTCTGTGGTAGAATTAAATGAAACCAGTGAATCATTTGaagttgaaaataatgttttggcACAGGAGGAACAAAGTGTGAAAACATTGTCAACTGATAAAAATCTAATGGCTAATTTGAATGAAAACCCTGATGTagaaaaaactgttgaaaaagaTGTGACTGTTGTAACTGGTTCTCCCACACCTAAAGAAAGTAAGAGTGAACATTCTGATAAGCAGAATAAGAGCAAAGCAGTAGACGATGACACTCTGTCACGTATGTCACCTGCTGAACCAGAGATTGAGAGCCATCTTGATGGTATACCTCCGCCAGCTTTTCATATACCTCTTCCTGAAGAAGGTGACACATCAATTTATCAAAGCTCTGAAAATGTGTTGGTAACAGACAGCCATAAGGAAATTGCTGAGAAG gaGAACACACAAGTGGAGAAATTGGATTTCAAGCCTGAAGACAGTGATCAACATATTAG
- the LOC143225638 gene encoding uncharacterized protein LOC143225638 isoform X1: MTIEKKYRPRCFFDIEIGGQSAGRIIFELFSDVCPITCENFRALCTGEKGIGKTTEKPLHYKGTPFHRVVKNFMVQGGDISAGNGTGGESIYGGTFKDECFDKKHDKPFLLSMANRGKDTNGSQFFILTQPAAHLDGNHVVFGHVMSGEEVVKEIENQKVDQDSRPLADVIISNCGELVLKLKPKEKKKKTVDVSSVSSSGSESEDSDEVKLKKKKHKKHKKKSKHKKEKKQSKKEPSKQKEEKKQKDDDYECSIQPEDIPEIPANRFLLRRTSPNPGPGDQRFLYQGEMRRYQRRPKISRSGRKIKGRGFMRYRTPSRSRSRSGSETPPHWKQAQARVKSLKENELANRIALEDDEAGQLEQSSTTDDDEGVRSGAGDASATQRLKSTAAANGIAVRKDYESESRRDRKDVNHEKSDRIARTESTEGRSALDKTPKDKRDGERIKERQRSRSKERNRDPSKDRHRKSEEKSQRDEKRSRQEKSDSLKREKKARDRSERSGEDKEYNDTKKNKEKYRDDSEKTSKRKSSEKDLNVKESRHREKRESNREARHQEKKDGNKELYHKRDSSKETHNQDKKESNKETHYKSKSRETYHEDKRGFSKDHLCQEKTDSNRETRHRDKRETSQETHQQNKRTSYRESYRQERKVSSREPHYHDKRERDDHLQEKNYSIESEREKKQNVSSKEINENLTHLLVDVEKDSMETDIKDPGDIDESDHKTPETTQNENTPVHDKSKDELSGEVEKNILTENIEPDKKIESPKPHGDQSDTEKHSYQEKVNENGEGVISLEFQEATEYNHQNTCADIPKVPESSNVKKSSMEAEPIASFEVENFPEYKDSTNDYSVIKSPREVPQCIDHHEDNFLKEKLDNKEKPISKEANMRGVEKQEHHTLESVFLPSDIPLPDMEPQKPPKEYTFSEPPKDISYQALSVDTQEKRIPKETVSKKLAIDQVKLKENVEDVSKKEFLDSSVVELNETSESFEVENNVLAQEEQSVKTLSTDKNLMANLNENPDVEKTVEKDVTVVTGSPTPKESKSEHSDKQNKSKAVDDDTLSRMSPAEPEIESHLDGIPPPAFHIPLPEEGDTSIYQSSENVLVTDSHKEIAEKENTQVEKLDFKPEDSDQHIRNKKTSFREKKKTQQEKKTRRKTSVSSSSISSSSSSSSSSSSSSDSSRSNKGLDKNKKNDRKGKGSSSSSSRSNSSSDGKYKYRSDVKEKQQNVSSVDSTKKLESKSQGLKM; encoded by the exons atgacTATAGAGAAAAAATATCGTCCTAGATGTTTCTTTGACATAGAAATTGGTGGACAAAGTG ctggaagaattatttttgaattattctCTGATGTTTGTCCAATAACTTGTGAAAACTTCAGAGCTCTATGTActg GAGAAAAAGGAATAGGAAAAACAACAGAGAAGCCACTCCACTACAAGGGGACTCCTTTTCACAGAGTAGTAAAGAATTTCATGGTCCAGGGTGGAGATATTTCTGCTG GAAATGGCACTGGTGGGGAAAGCATTTATGGAGGTACTTTCAAAG ATGAATGTTTTGACAAGAAGCACGACAAGCCGTTTCTGCTGTCCATGGCAAATAGAGGAAAGGATACTAATGGGTCACAATTTTTCAT CTTAACCCAACCAGCCGCCCACCTCGATGG TAACCATGTCGTCTTTGGCCATGTAATGTCTGGTGAAGAGGTTGTCAAGGAGATAGAGAACCAGAAAGTGGATCAAGATAGCAGACCTTTGGCAGATGTCATCATATCCAACTGTGGAGAACTGGTACTGAAGCTGAAACCAAAAG AGAAGAAAAAGAAGACAGTAGACGTCTCTTCCGTATCATCATCTGGTTCAGAGAGTGAGGATTCAGATGAGGTGAAATTGAAGAAGAAGAAACACAAGAAGcacaaaaagaaaagtaaacataaaaaagaaaaaaagcaaagTAAAAAGGAACCAAG taaacaaaaagaagaaaaaaaacaaaaggatgATGATTATGAATGCAGTATTCAACCAGAAGATATTCCAGAAATACCTGCAAACCGATTCCTCCTACGCCGCACATCACCCAATCCTGGTCCTGGAGATCAAAG ATTTTTATATCAAGGTGAAATGCGACGCTATCAGCGCAGACCAAAAATTTCAAGGTCAGGAAGGAAGATAAAAGGCAGAGGATTCATG CGATATAGAACACCTTCACGATCCAGAAGCAGATCAGGCAGTGAAACCCCACCTCACTGGAAGCAAGCCCAGGCTAGAGTGAAATCACTGAAAGAGAATGAACTGGCAAATCGAATAGCTCTCGAAGATGATGAAGCCGGTCAATTAGA GCAGTCATCAACAACAGATGATGATGAAGGCGTAAGAAGTGGTGCTGGTGATGCGTCTGCCACCCAAAGATTGAA GAGTACAGCTGCTGCAAATGGAATAGCTGTGAGAAAAGATTATGAATCTGAAAGTAGGAGAGATCGAAAGGATGTTAA CCATGAAAAAAGTGATAGGATTGCAAGAACAGAATCCACAGAAGGACGTAGTGCACTAGACAAAACTCCAAAGGACAAAAGAGATGGAGAAAGAATCAAAGAAAGACAACGAAGTAgatcaaaagaaagaaacagagaTCCTTCCAAGGACAGGCATCGGAAATCAGAGGAGAAATCTCAACGTGACGAAAAAAGAAGTAGGCAAGAAAAGAGTGATtctttaaaaagagaaaaaaaagcaaGAGACAGATCAGAAAGAAGTGGAGAAGACAAGGAGTATAATGATACcaaaaaaaataaagagaaatatagGGATGACAGTGAAAAAACCAGTAAACGAAAGAGTTCAGAGAAAGATCTTAATGTTAAAGAAAGTCGCCACCGAGAGAAACGAGAAAGCAACAGAGAGGCCAGGCATCAAGAGAAAAAAGATGGTAACAAGGAATTGTATCATAAAAGAGATAGTAGTAAGGAAACTCATAATCAGGATAAGAAAGAGAGTAACAAGGAGACCCATTACAAAAGTAAAAGTAGAGAAACTTACCATGAGGATAAAAGAGGATTTAGTAAGGACCACCTCTGCcaagagaagacggatagtaacAGAGAAACTCGCCACCGAGACAAAAGAGAGACTAGTCAAGAAACTCACCAGCAGAATAAAAGAACTAGTTACAGGGAAAGTTATCGCCAGGAGAGGAAAGTTAGCAGTAGAGAGCCTCATTATCATGATAAAAGAGAAAGAGATGACCACCTCCAGGAAAAGAATTATTCCATTGAAAgtgaaagagaaaagaaacagaatgtttcttctaaagaaataaatgaaaatttgacCCATCTTTTAGTTGATGTTGAAAAAGATAGTATGGAAACAGACATTAAAGATCCTGGTGATATTGACGAAAGTGACCACAAAACAccagaaacaacacaaaatgAGAATACGCCAGTACACGATAAAAGCAAGGATGAATTATCAGGTGAAGTTGAGAAAAACATTTTGACTGAAAATATTGAACCTGACAAAAAAATAGAAAGTCCAAAGCCTCATGGTGATCAATCTGATACAGAGAAACACTCATATCAAGAGAAAGTTAATGAAAATGGAGAAGGAGTCATCTCTCTAGAATTTCAAGAAGCTACAGAATATAACCATCAAAATACTTGTGCTGATATACCAAAAGTCCCTGAAAGTAGTAATGTCAAGAAATCTTCAATGGAAGCAGAGCCTATTGCTAGTTTTGAGGTAGAGAACTTTCCAGAATATAAAGACAGTACAAATGATTATTCTGTAATTAAATCTCCAAGGGAAGTTCCACAGTGTATTGATCATCATGAAGATAACTTTCTAAAGGAAAAACTTGATAACAAAGAAAAGCCTATATCAAAAGAAGCCAACATGCGTGGTGTTGAAAAACAAGAACATCATACCCTAGAAAGTGTTTTTCTTCCTAGTGACATACCTCTGCCAGATATGGAACCTCAAAAACCACCAAAAGAATATACATTTTCAGAACCACCAAAAGATATCAGTTACCAGGCATTATCAGTTGATACCCAGGAGAAACGTATTCCAAAAGAAACTGTTTCCAAAAAACTAGCTATAGACCAGGTGAAGCTTAAAGAAAATGTGGAAGATGTCTCAAAAAAAGAATTTTTAGATTCTTCTGTGGTAGAATTAAATGAAACCAGTGAATCATTTGaagttgaaaataatgttttggcACAGGAGGAACAAAGTGTGAAAACATTGTCAACTGATAAAAATCTAATGGCTAATTTGAATGAAAACCCTGATGTagaaaaaactgttgaaaaagaTGTGACTGTTGTAACTGGTTCTCCCACACCTAAAGAAAGTAAGAGTGAACATTCTGATAAGCAGAATAAGAGCAAAGCAGTAGACGATGACACTCTGTCACGTATGTCACCTGCTGAACCAGAGATTGAGAGCCATCTTGATGGTATACCTCCGCCAGCTTTTCATATACCTCTTCCTGAAGAAGGTGACACATCAATTTATCAAAGCTCTGAAAATGTGTTGGTAACAGACAGCCATAAGGAAATTGCTGAGAAG gaGAACACACAAGTGGAGAAATTGGATTTCAAGCCTGAAGACAGTGATCAACATATTAG